A region of Nostoc sp. 'Peltigera membranacea cyanobiont' N6 DNA encodes the following proteins:
- a CDS encoding NAD(P)/FAD-dependent oxidoreductase — MNNTQCQTYDYDVVIMGAGLAGVCQARHLLLNVPNIKIALVDPRPEERTEKDLKVGESAVEISTLMICKELGLYDYMVEHHPPKFGLNFHWPKHPESTENINDYHHLWAIRQPPLASVLIHRPKFERDVLRMNQQMGAVFYQGRVVDVDLTSGDGLNVVKVKLDREYIELKAKHVIDAAGRKFIIGRKTDNVLFGPENVRGVNNGSAWMRVKNVDRTIFHSGYDPLVSTCSHYYATNHWMGHGHWVWMIPTDTQNMELSIGLVHHHDYIQAQTVNTKEKFYAFLEANHNIMYRLLKSGEEIDFHYWPKLAHKSKTILSKDNWYVIGDAAAIFDPFYSMGMTMMSFEIDTITEVIRAKLAGEPDAEKKRAVYNGFNLGMIDRNNLLVSHHPKHLGNASIMSHRMFIENMWWFGMMIPLYVGKWHLDLKFLAKIKQPGRVYITEILTAVYQQLTELAEKNANIGFMYTHRADELPFNYIMSRDFDEYIHLTKYEPQRTNVFVSMQYTHFFVAIWYLKFLWKGFGLKGLLAPQNLKHIFALLKASALAGWDNWIFKLKTKGVPDNSITAKAREDFKSYQHQPDLQPWISLANEKTLPNGTHEFPSLKDKNTLKVPELVTLTEEIKS, encoded by the coding sequence ATGAACAACACTCAGTGCCAAACCTATGATTATGATGTAGTAATTATGGGTGCTGGATTGGCGGGAGTATGTCAAGCTCGCCACCTACTACTTAATGTTCCTAATATCAAAATTGCTTTGGTCGATCCTCGTCCTGAAGAACGGACAGAAAAGGATTTGAAAGTGGGTGAGTCAGCGGTTGAAATCTCTACCCTGATGATCTGCAAGGAGTTGGGTCTTTATGACTACATGGTTGAGCATCATCCGCCAAAATTTGGTTTAAACTTTCATTGGCCTAAACATCCAGAAAGTACAGAAAACATTAATGACTATCATCATCTCTGGGCTATTCGGCAACCACCATTGGCTTCTGTTCTGATTCACCGCCCCAAATTTGAGCGGGATGTGCTGAGGATGAATCAGCAGATGGGTGCTGTCTTTTATCAAGGTCGTGTTGTTGATGTTGACCTAACGTCTGGGGATGGCCTGAACGTGGTGAAAGTCAAACTCGATCGGGAGTATATCGAACTTAAAGCCAAACATGTTATTGATGCGGCAGGACGCAAGTTTATCATCGGTCGCAAGACAGATAATGTGTTATTTGGCCCTGAAAACGTCCGTGGTGTTAACAATGGTTCAGCATGGATGCGCGTTAAAAATGTCGATCGCACTATCTTTCACAGTGGTTACGATCCTTTAGTTTCAACTTGTAGCCACTACTATGCTACTAATCACTGGATGGGACACGGACATTGGGTTTGGATGATTCCTACAGATACGCAAAATATGGAGTTGTCAATCGGATTAGTCCACCATCACGACTATATTCAGGCCCAGACTGTCAACACTAAAGAAAAGTTTTATGCTTTTCTAGAAGCAAACCATAACATCATGTATCGACTGCTCAAGAGCGGAGAGGAAATTGATTTCCATTACTGGCCCAAGCTAGCGCACAAGAGCAAGACCATACTCTCAAAAGATAACTGGTATGTAATTGGTGATGCAGCAGCTATCTTCGATCCCTTCTACTCGATGGGAATGACGATGATGTCCTTTGAAATAGACACCATTACAGAAGTGATTCGTGCCAAGTTAGCAGGTGAGCCAGATGCAGAGAAGAAGCGGGCGGTTTACAACGGCTTTAATTTAGGGATGATCGATCGCAACAATCTTCTTGTCAGCCATCATCCTAAGCATCTTGGTAACGCTAGCATCATGAGTCATCGCATGTTCATAGAAAACATGTGGTGGTTTGGGATGATGATTCCTTTGTATGTCGGTAAGTGGCATTTAGATTTGAAATTCCTGGCAAAAATTAAGCAACCAGGTCGTGTATATATTACCGAAATATTAACTGCTGTCTATCAACAGTTAACAGAGTTGGCAGAGAAGAACGCCAACATCGGGTTTATGTACACCCATCGAGCAGATGAATTGCCTTTTAATTACATAATGAGCCGGGATTTTGACGAATACATCCACCTCACCAAGTACGAACCCCAACGAACTAATGTTTTTGTATCAATGCAATACACTCACTTTTTCGTTGCTATTTGGTACCTCAAGTTCCTGTGGAAGGGTTTTGGACTAAAAGGTTTGTTAGCACCACAAAATCTTAAGCACATTTTCGCTTTGCTAAAAGCATCTGCTCTAGCTGGTTGGGATAACTGGATTTTCAAATTGAAAACCAAAGGTGTACCAGACAACAGTATCACTGCAAAAGCTAGAGAAGATTTCAAGAGTTACCAACACCAACCCGACTTGCAGCCCTGGATTAGTTTGGCTAATGAAAAGACGTTACCAAATGGGACTCATGAATTCCCAAGCTTAAAGGACAAAAATACACTAAAGGTTCCAGAATTAGTCACGTTGACAGAGGAAATAAAGTCTTAA
- a CDS encoding aldehyde dehydrogenase: protein MLTQVDYNEIEYQQQFFQTGKTKNLDFRIQQLKILQQAIENNKDNIVQALKADLHKSGFEAYFEIIGVLEEIKYALNNIRAWTKPQKAATPFYQFLSSAQVRSEPLGVILIIGPWNYPFNLIFAPLVGAIAAGNCAILKPSEIAPYTSEVIEKIVRENFDPSFIEVIEGGIETSQELLAQKFDRIFFTGGTEVGKLVMAAAAKNLTPVTLELGGKSPCIVDENIHLEHTAKRIVWGKFFNAGQTCTAPDYLLVNCKIKQDLLTNIKKQIQIFYGDEPSVSKSYARVINQKHFRRLLQLLESGNILVGGETNLENLYIAPTIIDRVSWQDKIMQEEIFGPILPVLEYTDLSEAIALVNRQQKPLALYFFSSNKKNQERILQETVSGGVCINDTVMHLTVPSLPFGGVGTSGMGRYHGKAGFDNFSYQRGILNKSFLIDLKWRYPPYPEKKKH, encoded by the coding sequence ATGCTAACTCAAGTAGATTATAATGAAATTGAATATCAGCAACAGTTTTTTCAGACTGGTAAAACCAAAAATCTTGATTTTCGGATTCAACAACTGAAAATTCTTCAACAGGCAATTGAGAATAATAAAGATAATATTGTTCAAGCTTTAAAAGCTGATTTGCATAAATCAGGCTTTGAAGCTTATTTTGAAATAATTGGAGTTTTAGAAGAAATTAAATATGCTCTCAACAATATTAGAGCATGGACAAAACCACAGAAAGCTGCTACTCCCTTTTATCAGTTTCTTTCTTCTGCCCAAGTTCGTTCTGAACCTCTTGGTGTGATTCTGATTATTGGCCCTTGGAATTACCCATTTAATTTAATTTTTGCGCCATTGGTGGGTGCGATCGCTGCTGGGAATTGTGCGATCTTAAAACCATCAGAAATAGCTCCTTATACTTCTGAAGTCATAGAAAAAATAGTTCGCGAAAATTTCGATCCATCTTTTATTGAAGTGATTGAAGGCGGTATTGAAACCAGTCAAGAACTATTGGCACAAAAGTTTGATCGGATCTTTTTTACTGGTGGCACTGAAGTTGGTAAACTTGTAATGGCAGCCGCCGCTAAAAATCTAACTCCAGTTACCCTTGAGCTAGGTGGAAAAAGTCCTTGTATTGTTGATGAAAATATTCATCTTGAACATACAGCTAAAAGAATTGTTTGGGGTAAATTCTTTAATGCAGGTCAAACTTGTACCGCACCTGATTATCTGTTAGTAAATTGCAAAATCAAACAAGATTTATTGACTAACATTAAAAAACAAATACAAATTTTTTACGGCGACGAACCTTCAGTAAGTAAAAGCTATGCTAGAGTCATAAATCAAAAACATTTCCGCCGTCTTTTGCAATTATTAGAAAGTGGTAATATTTTAGTGGGAGGAGAAACCAATTTAGAGAATCTTTATATTGCTCCTACTATTATCGATCGAGTCTCTTGGCAAGACAAGATCATGCAAGAGGAAATTTTTGGGCCGATTCTTCCTGTTCTAGAATATACAGATTTATCAGAAGCGATCGCTCTTGTAAATCGACAACAAAAACCCCTTGCTTTATACTTCTTTTCTAGTAATAAAAAAAATCAAGAGCGGATTTTGCAAGAAACTGTCTCTGGTGGAGTCTGCATTAACGATACCGTTATGCATTTGACTGTTCCTTCTTTACCTTTTGGTGGAGTTGGTACTAGTGGAATGGGTCGTTATCATGGTAAAGCTGGCTTTGACAACTTTTCTTATCAAAGAGGCATATTAAATAAATCTTTTCTGATTGATTTGAAATGGAGATATCCTCCCTATCCAGAGAAAAAGAAACACTAA
- a CDS encoding carotenoid oxygenase family protein has protein sequence MVAKEISPYLTGNFSPIQTEITANDLPIIGELPTDLSGIFVRNGPNPQFSPKGDYKWIDGDGMLHGVEINNGKATYRNRYVQTRGFKLEQKVGRAVWTSLMESPQLHNPPNNLFSPFKNTANTGIVWHAGQLLALWEGAEPYEITIPDLTTIGPFTYGNQLNSPFTAHPKVDFVTGEMMFFGYSLLEPPYLKYSVVSSEGELLRTVPIDLPTGVMMHDFAITANYTIFMDLPLTFSLKRLQRREPAYMFEPNLPSRFGIISRHSDGRNIRWFEVSTCYVLHILNAYETEEEVVIIACRTDDAQLLNIPTKTNLRHNQINKPQLYGWRFNLRTGAVQEGIIDDLASEFPSLNQQFVGRRNRYGYTARMVPELLPVFTLDALIKYDFANGYSQVHEWGIGRYGGEAIFVPRSNATQEDDGWLLTFVYDTATKTSELVVVNAQDITDQPVARILLPQRVPYGFHGTWIPEKSMHPAF, from the coding sequence ATCGTCGCAAAAGAAATTAGTCCCTATCTTACAGGTAACTTTTCTCCAATACAAACAGAAATCACAGCCAATGACCTGCCGATAATTGGAGAATTACCAACTGATTTATCAGGAATATTTGTCCGCAACGGCCCTAATCCCCAATTTTCTCCCAAAGGTGATTACAAGTGGATTGATGGAGATGGGATGTTGCACGGGGTGGAGATTAATAATGGTAAAGCCACTTACCGCAACCGCTATGTCCAGACACGGGGATTTAAACTGGAACAGAAAGTAGGTCGAGCCGTCTGGACAAGTCTGATGGAATCGCCACAACTTCACAACCCTCCCAATAATCTTTTCAGTCCGTTCAAGAACACTGCTAACACTGGCATAGTGTGGCACGCAGGCCAACTATTGGCACTTTGGGAAGGAGCCGAACCATACGAAATTACGATACCTGACTTGACAACAATCGGGCCATTCACTTATGGAAATCAACTTAATTCTCCCTTCACCGCTCACCCCAAAGTTGATTTTGTAACTGGGGAAATGATGTTTTTTGGATATTCTCTACTAGAGCCACCTTATTTAAAGTACAGCGTGGTTTCATCTGAAGGAGAGTTACTAAGAACAGTTCCGATTGATTTGCCTACAGGGGTGATGATGCATGACTTTGCCATCACTGCAAATTACACAATATTCATGGATTTGCCCCTGACATTTAGCTTAAAAAGGCTACAACGCAGAGAACCAGCTTATATGTTTGAACCAAATCTGCCCAGCCGTTTTGGTATTATTTCCCGTCATAGCGATGGCAGAAATATCCGCTGGTTTGAAGTTTCTACCTGTTATGTTTTACATATTCTCAACGCCTATGAAACAGAAGAGGAAGTCGTCATCATTGCTTGTCGCACAGATGATGCTCAACTGCTGAACATACCGACAAAAACAAACTTACGTCACAATCAAATTAATAAACCGCAGTTATATGGCTGGCGATTCAATCTCCGCACAGGTGCAGTCCAAGAAGGAATAATTGATGATTTAGCTTCAGAATTTCCTAGTTTAAATCAGCAATTTGTAGGAAGACGGAATCGATACGGCTATACAGCCAGAATGGTGCCGGAACTGCTACCTGTATTTACTTTAGATGCACTCATTAAGTATGACTTTGCCAATGGTTATTCTCAAGTGCATGAATGGGGGATTGGTCGCTATGGAGGAGAGGCAATATTTGTCCCCCGTTCCAACGCGACTCAAGAGGATGATGGTTGGTTGTTAACTTTCGTCTACGACACAGCTACAAAAACCTCAGAGCTAGTAGTGGTGAATGCCCAAGACATCACAGATCAACCTGTAGCCCGCATTCTTTTACCCCAGCGAGTTCCTTACGGTTTCCACGGAACTTGGATTCCAGAAAAATCAATGCATCCAGCTTTTTAA